A segment of the Opitutia bacterium genome:
ACCAAGGCCACGCGTGCCGCTTCCTCCTCGGCGGTTTTCTTCGAGGAACCTTTGCCGCTGCCGAGGAATTTGTCGTTCAGGGAAACACTGACTTCGTATTCGCGCGCGTGCTTCGGGCCGGTGGCGGCCACGACTTCATAGCGCAACGCGCCATTGCCGTGCTCGGGTTGCACCATCTCCTGGAGCTGCCCCTTGGGATTTTCCTTTCCCTCGGTCAGCGCGAGACGCTCCGGAATCGAACCATACCACTTCGACACGACGCCCTGCACGGTGGCAAAATCGCTGTCGAGGTAGATGGCGCCGATGATCGCCTCCAGCGCATCCTCCAGGATCGACGCGCGTCCGCGGCCGCCGGCGTCCTCCTCGCTCTGCCCGAGTTGCACGGCAGCATCGACGCCGAGGTCGCGCGCGAGCTGGCTGAGAAACTCGCCCTTCGTCAATCCAGCGCGCCGCCGGCTGAGCACGCCCTCGCGCTCTTCGGTGAATTGCCGAAACAGCGCGTCCGTCAGGATGAAATGCAGCACCGAATCGCCGAGGAACTCGAGTCGTTGGTTGTGCGCGCCGCTCTCGGGACGATCCTGCAGGTATGACGCGTGCCGCAGCGCCTCGCCGAGCAACGCGGGGTTGCGGAAGGCGTAACCGAGGCGCTTTTGCAGCGCGGCGAGCTGGGCGGTGTGCGGCATGCGAATGCTAGTTGCCTCTTGGAAAATCGAATTGCGGCGAGTTGTCCACCCCTTCGACAGCGTCACCGTTGCCCGACTCGCGCGCAGCGGCCGGATTCGGCTCCGGGATTTCGGGCGGCGTCACGAGCTCGCGCTCGAATAGCGCCGCAACCCCCGATGGAAGACGTAGACCGTGACCGCGAACCAACCCGCAGCCAGCGCGACGACCCAGAGCGTCAGCCGCCAGTCGACGCCGTGCAGCAACGTGTGCGCGGGCACGTTGCTCACGAGCACCATCGGCAACAGCCAGACAAACGCGATCTTCGAGAGCCCGACGAACGCCTGCCGCGGCAGGCGGGAGAATTCACTCAGCGTGAAGTAGCTGCCCTCGATGCCTTGGGCGCTGGTCATCCAGAACGCCGCCGAAATGCTCAGCACGAGCACGCAGTAGTGGATCACGACGCCGCAGAAGACGAGCAGCGCATAGAGCGCGATGTCGGCCAGACCGGGCGAGAGATGCAGCTGGCGCGCCGAGTAAACCACGACCGAGAGCGCCACGAGCGAGTTGATGAGGCTGTCCGGATCGAGCTTCCGCGTCGTCGCCGTGAACATCACGTTGCCCGGCTGCGCGAGGAAGAAGTCGAAATTGCCCGTGCGGATGTTGCGCCCCATCTCGAAGATGCTGCTCCAGAAAAATCCCATCAGGAAGCGCTGGATCAGCATCGAGGTGCCGACGAGGAGCATCATCTCGTATTTCGTCCAGCCGGCGACGGTCTTGGTGTGCTCGTAGATGACGGAAACCATCAGCACGTTCACCGTCATCCAGAACAGCTCGACCAGCGCCCAGACGAAGAAGTCGCCCCGGAACATCAGCGTGCGCACCACCGCGTAGCGGGCGGAGGCGAGCCAGATGCGGGCGTAGTGAGCGAGGGAGAACATGGGCGAAGGGTGCGGACGTTCAGCCGCCGACGGCCGTGTGCAGGCGCAGGCCGCGGCGCCACAGCAGTTGCCCGAGCGCGAGAATCGCGACGACCCAGAAGAGTTGAATTTTCAGCATGTGCCCCGCCTCCACCGGATCGGTGATGCGCCCCGTGAGGAGCGCGACGGGAAAATACATCTGATAGAAATACGGCAACCCCGCCGAGAGGCCGAAGAGCCACTTCGGGAGCAGATCGAGCGGGAAAATTTGTCCACCGAGCACCGACTCCAGCGCCATCGAGAGGATCACGAAGCCTTGGATCTCGAGGAACCAGAACGTCAGCATCCCGAAGCAATAGGCGATGCCGAACTGAATCAGCGCGGACATCATGAGCGCCGGGATCGCGTAGAGGTAGGGCCAGAGCTGGTGCGGCAGCGTGAGGTGGTCGCGCAGCAGCGGGTAGAACACCACGAGCGGCAGGAGAATCAGCAGTCCCGTCACGAGCCGCGCCGCGAGGTAGATGCTGAAACGATAGGCGAAGTAGTTGACCGGTTTCAGCAGGAACTGGTTGATGAGCCCGTTGCGGATTTCCTCCGCGATCTGGTAGTCCTCGTTGAATGCGCCGATCATGAACTGCACGACGATCAACGCGACGAAGTAGGTGATCGTCTGCGCAAGGCTGAAGCCGCCGATGGAGGGATTCCCCGCATAAGCCGCGCCCCAGAGGATGAACACGACGATGAGGTGGAAGAACGAAAAGAACCCGCGCACGGCGAAGTTCACCCGGTAGATCAGGTTGCTTTGAAGCCCGACGGTGAACGCGGCGAAGTATTTGCCCAGGGAGCCGAACATGCGAGAGGCCCAGCAGTAAGCCGCGGAATTCGGAAAGCGCAAGCGGGGCGAGGCGCCCACGATCACACGCGCGTCACTTCTCCGTCAGCTTGAAGCGCGCCACGACTTCCTTCGCCAGCGCGGTGTAGGCGGCGGCGCCGGGGCTGTGCGGGTCGTAGGCGAAGATCGGCTTGCCGAAGCTCGGCGCCTCGCTGAGCCGCACCGTGCGCGGGATGACCGTGTTGAAAATCTTATCCGGGAGATGCGACCGCACTTCCTCGACGACTTGCTTCGCCAGGTTGATGCGGCTGTCGAACATCGTCATCACGATGCCGCCGACATCGAGCGTCGGGTTCACCCCGGCGTTCTTCAGCCGGTCGACGACCTTCAAAATCTGGCCGAGGCCTTCGAGGGCCATGTATTCGCACTGCAGGGCGATCAGCAGGTGGTCGGCCGCGGCGAGCGAATTCATCGAGAGCATGCCGAGCGCCGGCGGGCAATCGATGATGATGGCGCGGTAGCCGCCGGAGTTGCGGATCGGATCGAGCACGCTCTTGAGGCGGAGCAGATAATTCTCCTGCTGCGCCAGCTCGATCTCGATGGCGGCAAGGTCGACCTCGGACGGGATGAGCGCGAGGTGTTCCCACTGGGTAGGCGTGAGCATCTCGAAAACGCTGCCCTCGCCGTGCAACGGCTTGTAGAGCGATTTGCCCTCCTGCTTCTCGATGCCGAGCGCGCTGGTGGCGTTGGCCTGCGGGTCGAGGTCCACGACGAGCGTGTGAATCTTCTGCGCCGCGAGGGCAGCGGCGAGGTTGACGGCCGTCGTGGTCTTGCCGACGCCGCCCTTCTGGTTCGCGATAGTGAAAACCGTGCAGGCCATGCCGCTTTATTCGAGAAGCCCCGCCGGGGGTCCAGCGCGAAGTGTCTCCCGGCGCTTGCGCCACGCACGTCGTGCTGCACCGTAGAACCTCCTCATGTCCGAAGCCGCCACCGCTCCGCGCACGAAGATC
Coding sequences within it:
- the rnc gene encoding ribonuclease III, translated to MPHTAQLAALQKRLGYAFRNPALLGEALRHASYLQDRPESGAHNQRLEFLGDSVLHFILTDALFRQFTEEREGVLSRRRAGLTKGEFLSQLARDLGVDAAVQLGQSEEDAGGRGRASILEDALEAIIGAIYLDSDFATVQGVVSKWYGSIPERLALTEGKENPKGQLQEMVQPEHGNGALRYEVVAATGPKHAREYEVSVSLNDKFLGSGKGSSKKTAEEEAARVALVALRNSGPAAAKS
- a CDS encoding ABC-2 family transporter protein, whose protein sequence is MFSLAHYARIWLASARYAVVRTLMFRGDFFVWALVELFWMTVNVLMVSVIYEHTKTVAGWTKYEMMLLVGTSMLIQRFLMGFFWSSIFEMGRNIRTGNFDFFLAQPGNVMFTATTRKLDPDSLINSLVALSVVVYSARQLHLSPGLADIALYALLVFCGVVIHYCVLVLSISAAFWMTSAQGIEGSYFTLSEFSRLPRQAFVGLSKIAFVWLLPMVLVSNVPAHTLLHGVDWRLTLWVVALAAGWFAVTVYVFHRGLRRYSSASS
- a CDS encoding ABC-2 family transporter protein, giving the protein MFGSLGKYFAAFTVGLQSNLIYRVNFAVRGFFSFFHLIVVFILWGAAYAGNPSIGGFSLAQTITYFVALIVVQFMIGAFNEDYQIAEEIRNGLINQFLLKPVNYFAYRFSIYLAARLVTGLLILLPLVVFYPLLRDHLTLPHQLWPYLYAIPALMMSALIQFGIAYCFGMLTFWFLEIQGFVILSMALESVLGGQIFPLDLLPKWLFGLSAGLPYFYQMYFPVALLTGRITDPVEAGHMLKIQLFWVVAILALGQLLWRRGLRLHTAVGG
- a CDS encoding ParA family protein, giving the protein MACTVFTIANQKGGVGKTTTAVNLAAALAAQKIHTLVVDLDPQANATSALGIEKQEGKSLYKPLHGEGSVFEMLTPTQWEHLALIPSEVDLAAIEIELAQQENYLLRLKSVLDPIRNSGGYRAIIIDCPPALGMLSMNSLAAADHLLIALQCEYMALEGLGQILKVVDRLKNAGVNPTLDVGGIVMTMFDSRINLAKQVVEEVRSHLPDKIFNTVIPRTVRLSEAPSFGKPIFAYDPHSPGAAAYTALAKEVVARFKLTEK